The Dasypus novemcinctus isolate mDasNov1 chromosome 12, mDasNov1.1.hap2, whole genome shotgun sequence genome includes a window with the following:
- the SPRYD4 gene encoding SPRY domain-containing protein 4: protein MVLPFTRSLLLYHWRTKGLGIAAAEARRGISFKLEEKTAHSSLALFKGDTGVKYGMVGLEPTKVALSVERFREWAVVLADTAVTSGRHYWEVTVKRSQQFRIGVADMDMSRDSCIGVDDHSWVFTYAQRKWHTMLANEKAPIEGIGQPEKVGLLLEYEAQKLSLVDVSQVAVVHTLQTNFRGPVVPAFALWDGELLTHSGLEVPKGL, encoded by the exons ATGGTGCTGCCCTTTACACGTTCGCTGCTTTTGTACCACTGGAGAACCAAAGGATTGGGTATTGCCGCGGCGGAAGCCCGGAGAG GCATCAGTTTCAAACTGGAAGAAAAAACCGCCCACAGCAGCTTGGCACTCTTCAAAGGTGACACAGGTGTCAAATATGGCATGGTGGGATTGGAACCCACCAAGGTGGCCCTGAGTGTGGAGCGTTTCCGCGAGTGGGCAGTGGTGCTGGCAGACACAGCGGTTACCAGTGGCAGGCACTACTGGGAGGTGACTGTGAAGCGCTCCCAGCAGTTCCGGATAGGAGTAGCAGATATGGATATGTCCCGGGATAGCTGCATCGGTGTTGATGATCATTCCTGGGTGTTCACCTATGCCCAGCGCAAGTGGCACACCATGTTGGCCAATGAGAAAGCCCCAATTGAGGGCATCGGTCAGCCAGAGAAGGTGGGGCTGCTGCTGGAGTACGAGGCCCAGAAGCTGAGCCTGGTGGATGTGAGCCAGGTCGCTGTGGTCCACACGCTACAGACAAATTTCCGGGGCCCAGTGGTACCTGCCTTTGCCCTTTGGGATGGAGAGCTGCTGACCCACTCAGGGCTTGAGGTGCCCAAGGGCCTCTAG